A DNA window from Streptomyces sp. CA-278952 contains the following coding sequences:
- a CDS encoding class F sortase encodes MTLSVTFSLVAGIVWVSSGSSEDTRTVAAARGSDAAARGSDAAGGGREPFRRAPHKPEKHVPASHAPLVPSRPLKVAIPAIFIEAAVTGLGLDAKGVLEAPPLSKPKLTGWYEKGPSPGENGTALLVGHRDTRTGPAIFLNLNALRRGDKVNVVRADRKTAVFTVDAVKTYTKDKFPDDKVYGETGRPELRLLTCGGRFDEKAGYSANVVVFAHLTSLKKAV; translated from the coding sequence ATGACGCTGAGCGTGACGTTCTCTCTGGTGGCCGGCATCGTCTGGGTGTCCTCGGGCTCCTCCGAGGACACCCGGACGGTCGCCGCCGCCCGCGGCAGCGACGCCGCCGCCCGCGGCAGCGACGCCGCGGGCGGCGGGAGGGAGCCGTTCCGGCGGGCACCGCACAAACCGGAGAAGCACGTGCCCGCCTCGCACGCTCCCCTGGTGCCCTCCCGCCCGCTGAAGGTCGCCATTCCCGCCATCTTCATCGAGGCGGCGGTCACCGGACTCGGCCTCGACGCGAAGGGCGTGCTGGAAGCCCCGCCGTTGAGCAAGCCCAAGCTGACGGGCTGGTACGAGAAGGGGCCGTCGCCCGGTGAGAACGGCACGGCCCTGCTCGTGGGCCACCGGGACACCAGAACCGGCCCCGCCATCTTCCTCAACCTCAACGCACTGCGCCGGGGCGACAAGGTCAACGTGGTGCGTGCGGACCGCAAGACCGCGGTGTTCACGGTGGATGCGGTGAAGACGTACACGAAGGACAAGTTCCCCGACGACAAGGTGTACGGGGAGACCGGGCGGCCCGAACTACGGCTGCTGACCTGCGGCGGGCGTTTTGACGAGAAGGCGGGTTACTCGGCGAACGTGGTGGTCTTCGCGCATCTCACGTCGTTGAAGAAGGCGGTCTGA
- a CDS encoding DUF6479 family protein, with protein sequence MRATQGLVQHQAPAATSAGCDSEPELASWQHGRPVRASSRPCRVTAHDFHRAEREPALERDTHDNDTERKQVLAMTTLLERTSTEGRHLAAEEWAGGTVPFIVGLFVVALLIGTVVWRTRKGRSRPPRPEEQRHRSTAAFNAPDEPRAADDFGGEGERLSPHQMKGYGNLGGPARSEDDRSGGHGSGGHGA encoded by the coding sequence GTGCGCGCCACTCAGGGGCTCGTGCAGCACCAGGCTCCCGCAGCCACTTCGGCAGGCTGTGACTCCGAGCCGGAGTTGGCCAGTTGGCAGCACGGCCGGCCGGTGCGGGCGTCGAGCCGGCCCTGTCGGGTCACTGCGCATGATTTCCACCGGGCAGAACGGGAACCCGCCCTGGAGCGCGACACACACGACAACGACACCGAAAGGAAACAGGTACTCGCCATGACGACGCTGCTCGAGCGGACCTCCACTGAAGGGCGACATCTCGCCGCCGAGGAGTGGGCCGGCGGAACCGTTCCGTTCATCGTGGGCCTTTTCGTGGTGGCCCTGTTGATCGGTACCGTTGTCTGGCGGACCCGCAAGGGAAGGAGTCGGCCGCCGCGCCCGGAGGAACAGCGGCACCGCTCCACGGCAGCCTTCAACGCGCCGGACGAGCCCCGCGCCGCCGACGACTTCGGAGGAGAGGGCGAGCGGCTCTCACCTCATCAGATGAAGGGGTACGGCAACTTGGGCGGGCCCGCCCGCTCGGAAGACGACCGGAGCGGCGGGCACGGCAGCGGAGGGCACGGAGCTTGA
- a CDS encoding carbamoyltransferase family protein — MRVLGVNALFHDPAAALVVDGAIVAAAEEERFSRRKHGKRPVPFSAWELPELSARWCLEQAGLRPCDLDVVAYSYDPGLAAPADRLGLDDPWDHLRQEYARRAPEFLAEALPGLDAGKVRFVPHHVAHAASAGQASPHPDCAVLVLDGRGECGSHLSGRYVNRQLTVLASQRLPDSVGLFYEDLTQHLGFLRSSDEFKVMALASYGKPRFVDRLREFVHTDGAGGFTARTVPWQSLVPGRAPGAPWTQEHADVAASAQARLEEVLLELAWWLHGRTGEDVLALAGGVALNCVANTRLYRESPFREIWVQPAAGDAGTALGAALHVANEKEPVEAMPTAALGRGWSDDELRGWLERAAVPYEQPDDIAETVAEELSRDGIVAWFQGRSEFGPRALGHRSLLAHPGRAANLERLNAVKGREEFRPVAPMVLEERAAELFDGPVPSPYMLFVHEVAEEWRERIPAVVHVDGTARAQTVSAEAEPLVARMLAAFERRTGLPVVVNTSLNTAGRPMVDDPRDALECFGSAPVDLLALGPFAVRRGRAFA; from the coding sequence ATGCGCGTCCTCGGCGTCAACGCACTCTTCCACGACCCGGCCGCCGCCCTGGTCGTCGACGGCGCCATCGTCGCCGCCGCGGAAGAGGAGCGCTTCAGCCGTCGCAAGCACGGCAAGCGCCCCGTCCCGTTCTCCGCATGGGAGCTGCCCGAGCTGAGTGCCCGGTGGTGCCTCGAACAGGCAGGCCTGCGCCCCTGCGATCTCGATGTGGTCGCCTACTCCTACGACCCCGGCCTCGCCGCTCCCGCCGACCGGCTGGGCCTCGACGACCCGTGGGACCACCTGCGCCAGGAGTACGCACGCCGTGCGCCGGAGTTCCTCGCCGAAGCCCTTCCGGGACTCGACGCCGGGAAGGTTCGCTTCGTCCCGCACCACGTCGCCCACGCCGCGTCCGCCGGACAGGCGTCGCCGCACCCCGACTGCGCGGTGCTCGTGCTCGACGGACGAGGGGAGTGCGGCTCCCACCTCTCCGGCCGCTATGTCAACCGTCAACTGACCGTCCTGGCCTCGCAGCGGCTCCCGGACTCCGTCGGCCTGTTCTACGAGGACCTCACCCAGCACCTCGGCTTCCTGCGGAGCAGCGACGAGTTCAAGGTCATGGCTCTCGCCTCCTACGGGAAGCCGCGGTTCGTCGACCGGCTGCGGGAGTTCGTCCACACCGACGGCGCGGGCGGCTTCACCGCCCGCACGGTGCCGTGGCAGTCCCTGGTGCCGGGGCGGGCCCCGGGCGCTCCCTGGACGCAGGAGCACGCCGACGTCGCCGCGAGCGCCCAGGCACGGCTGGAGGAGGTCCTCCTGGAGCTGGCGTGGTGGCTGCACGGCCGCACCGGCGAGGACGTGCTCGCCCTCGCCGGCGGAGTCGCACTGAACTGCGTGGCCAACACCCGCCTGTACCGCGAGAGCCCCTTCCGGGAGATCTGGGTGCAGCCCGCGGCGGGCGACGCCGGTACCGCGCTGGGGGCCGCTCTCCACGTGGCGAACGAGAAGGAGCCGGTCGAGGCGATGCCGACCGCCGCGCTCGGGCGCGGCTGGAGCGACGACGAACTGCGCGGCTGGCTGGAGCGGGCCGCCGTGCCGTACGAGCAACCCGACGACATCGCCGAGACGGTGGCGGAGGAGCTGAGCCGGGACGGAATCGTCGCGTGGTTCCAGGGGCGTTCCGAGTTCGGGCCCCGGGCGCTCGGACACCGCTCCCTGCTGGCCCACCCCGGGCGGGCCGCGAACCTGGAACGGCTGAACGCGGTCAAGGGGCGTGAGGAGTTCCGGCCGGTGGCGCCCATGGTGCTGGAGGAGCGGGCGGCCGAGCTCTTCGACGGGCCGGTGCCGAGCCCGTACATGCTCTTCGTCCACGAGGTCGCCGAGGAGTGGCGAGAGCGCATCCCCGCGGTCGTCCACGTCGACGGCACCGCCCGCGCCCAGACCGTGAGCGCCGAGGCAGAGCCCCTCGTGGCCCGCATGCTCGCCGCCTTCGAACGGCGCACCGGTCTGCCCGTCGTGGTGAACACCAGCCTCAACACGGCCGGCCGGCCCATGGTCGACGACCCCCGTGACGCGCTGGAGTGCTTCGGGTCCGCCCCGGTGGACCTGCTGGCGCTCGGACCGTTCGCGGTGCGGCGCGGAAGGGCGTTCGCGTGA
- a CDS encoding CBS domain-containing protein produces MTTAREIMTSGTECVGEKENILDAAKKMKDLGVGALPICGTDNKLKGVLTDRDIVIKVLGAGKDPADCTAGELAQGEAVTIGADDPAEEILRTMTSHKVRRLPVIDGHTLVGMVATADVARALPDPQVGDLIEALSTD; encoded by the coding sequence ATGACTACCGCACGCGAGATCATGACCAGCGGCACGGAGTGCGTCGGTGAGAAGGAGAACATCCTGGACGCCGCGAAGAAGATGAAGGACCTCGGCGTCGGCGCTCTCCCGATCTGCGGTACCGACAACAAGCTGAAGGGCGTCCTGACCGACCGCGACATCGTGATCAAGGTGCTCGGCGCGGGCAAGGACCCGGCGGACTGCACGGCCGGCGAGCTGGCCCAGGGGGAGGCGGTGACCATCGGCGCCGACGACCCCGCCGAGGAGATCCTGCGCACGATGACCTCCCACAAGGTCCGCAGGCTGCCGGTCATCGACGGCCACACCCTGGTCGGCATGGTCGCCACCGCGGACGTCGCCCGCGCCCTGCCCGACCCCCAGGTCGGAGACCTCATCGAGGCGCTCTCCACCGACTGA
- a CDS encoding NAD-dependent epimerase/dehydratase family protein, whose product MSLMTTPAPWRRAVVTGGAGFLGSHLCERLLDSGVEVDCVDNLLSGCMDNIAHLEGRQGFRFVHCDVSSGRTADELTGPYDLVLHFACPASPADYLRHPLETMDVGSLGTRNALTIAHRDGARFLLASTSEVYGDPLVHPQREDYWGNVNPVGPRSVYDESKRFAEALVTAHAGTKGMNAGIVRIFNTYGPRMRAHDGRAVPTFVCQALAGDPVTVAGDGSQTRSLCYVDDTVDGVLRVAASQAVRPVNIGGGDEATVLDIARRVIALAGSTSPLTFIVRPEDDPERRRPDTTLARELLGWEPRVGWEEGIKRTIAHFSAPASPAPRD is encoded by the coding sequence ATGTCCTTGATGACGACACCAGCCCCCTGGCGTCGCGCCGTCGTCACCGGAGGCGCCGGATTCCTCGGCTCCCATCTGTGCGAGCGGCTGCTGGATTCGGGAGTCGAAGTCGACTGCGTGGACAACCTGCTGTCCGGGTGCATGGACAACATCGCCCATCTGGAAGGCCGTCAGGGGTTCCGGTTCGTACACTGCGACGTCTCGTCCGGCCGGACGGCGGACGAACTGACCGGCCCCTACGACCTCGTCCTGCACTTCGCGTGCCCGGCCTCGCCCGCCGACTACCTGCGCCACCCGCTGGAAACCATGGACGTGGGCAGCCTCGGCACCCGCAACGCCTTGACGATCGCGCACCGCGACGGCGCCCGCTTCCTGCTCGCCTCCACGTCCGAGGTCTACGGTGACCCTCTCGTCCATCCGCAGCGCGAGGACTACTGGGGCAACGTCAACCCGGTGGGACCGCGCAGCGTGTACGACGAGTCCAAGAGGTTCGCCGAAGCGCTGGTCACCGCCCACGCCGGGACGAAGGGCATGAACGCCGGCATCGTGCGGATCTTCAACACCTACGGGCCGCGTATGCGCGCCCACGACGGCCGGGCCGTTCCGACCTTCGTCTGCCAGGCGCTCGCGGGCGACCCCGTGACCGTGGCGGGCGACGGCAGCCAGACCCGTTCGCTCTGCTACGTGGACGACACCGTCGACGGCGTGCTGCGCGTGGCGGCCAGCCAGGCCGTCCGACCCGTCAACATCGGCGGTGGCGACGAAGCCACGGTCCTGGACATCGCCCGCCGGGTGATCGCGCTGGCCGGGTCCACCTCCCCGCTCACCTTCATCGTGCGCCCCGAGGACGACCCCGAGCGGCGCCGGCCCGACACCACGCTGGCCCGCGAACTCCTGGGCTGGGAGCCGCGGGTGGGCTGGGAAGAGGGCATCAAGCGGACCATCGCCCACTTCTCCGCCCCCGCGTCCCCCGCCCCGCGAGACTGA
- a CDS encoding FAD-dependent oxidoreductase, with protein MTDPRPFAGQDESYWMDTTVASPYPRLTEDIAVDVAVVGGGIAGLSTAWELARTGRRVAVLEADRIASGVTGYTTAKVSALHSLVYDRLQRAHGAEAARLYARSQLDAVERLAAIVDEVGIACDLERVSAYSYAAGPASRAAIEAEARAAAEAGLKVSYVTETELPFPVGGAVRLDGQAQFHPRAYLLALAEDLLGLGGLVFERTRVTGLSEGQPCRLTTEDQRVVAAQDVVVATHYPVFDRAMLFARLSPRRELVVAAPVATDRAPKGMYITEDEGKRSVRSAPLDESHRLLIVTGESFTPGTGDPREGFRRLDSWMHERFPVDATTYRWAAQDNDPSDTVPLIGPLHIGARHTYVATGFGGWGMTGGVLAGRLLTSLITESEARPAWAELYDPRRIAGVLREGAALLKQQADVAKHFAGDRMRVTHVDSVGDIVPGTGAVVRVKGRRCAVYRHQDGALRAVSARCTHLGCLVSFNDAEATWECPCHGSRFDTDGTVLQGPATRPLERLEIPGEVE; from the coding sequence ATGACCGACCCCCGCCCCTTCGCCGGGCAGGACGAGTCCTACTGGATGGATACGACGGTTGCGTCGCCCTATCCGCGCCTGACCGAGGACATCGCCGTGGACGTCGCCGTGGTGGGCGGCGGCATCGCCGGCCTGAGCACGGCATGGGAGCTGGCCCGGACAGGCCGGCGGGTCGCGGTGCTGGAGGCGGACCGCATCGCCTCCGGCGTCACCGGCTACACCACGGCCAAGGTGTCGGCGCTGCACTCGCTCGTGTACGACCGGCTGCAGCGGGCCCATGGCGCCGAGGCCGCCCGGCTGTACGCCCGCTCGCAGCTGGACGCGGTGGAGCGGCTGGCGGCGATCGTCGACGAGGTGGGCATCGCCTGCGATCTGGAGCGGGTGAGCGCCTACTCCTACGCGGCAGGGCCCGCCTCCCGCGCGGCGATCGAGGCTGAGGCCCGTGCCGCTGCCGAAGCGGGTCTCAAGGTCTCGTACGTCACCGAGACGGAGCTGCCCTTCCCGGTCGGCGGCGCGGTCCGCCTGGACGGGCAGGCGCAGTTCCACCCGCGCGCCTACCTCCTGGCTTTGGCCGAGGACCTGCTGGGCCTCGGGGGCCTCGTCTTCGAACGGACCCGGGTCACCGGACTCTCGGAAGGGCAGCCGTGTCGTCTGACCACTGAGGACCAGCGGGTGGTGGCGGCCCAGGACGTGGTCGTCGCCACCCACTACCCGGTCTTCGACCGGGCGATGCTCTTCGCGCGGCTGTCGCCCCGGCGGGAGTTGGTGGTCGCCGCGCCGGTGGCCACCGACCGGGCCCCGAAGGGGATGTACATCACCGAGGACGAGGGAAAGCGGTCGGTGCGTTCGGCGCCGCTCGACGAGAGCCACCGTCTGCTGATCGTCACCGGGGAGAGCTTCACGCCGGGAACGGGTGATCCGCGGGAGGGTTTCCGCCGTCTCGACTCCTGGATGCACGAACGCTTTCCGGTGGACGCCACCACATATCGGTGGGCGGCACAGGACAACGACCCCAGCGATACGGTGCCACTCATCGGCCCCCTGCACATCGGAGCTCGTCATACCTACGTGGCGACCGGCTTCGGTGGCTGGGGCATGACGGGCGGCGTCCTTGCGGGCCGGCTGTTGACCTCTCTGATCACCGAGTCCGAAGCCCGGCCGGCCTGGGCGGAGCTGTACGATCCGCGACGTATCGCGGGTGTACTGCGCGAGGGTGCGGCGCTGTTGAAGCAACAAGCCGATGTGGCCAAGCACTTTGCCGGCGACCGGATGCGGGTGACCCACGTCGACTCGGTGGGCGACATCGTGCCGGGCACGGGCGCTGTCGTGCGGGTGAAGGGGCGGCGCTGCGCCGTCTACCGGCATCAGGACGGCGCGCTGCGGGCCGTCTCCGCCCGCTGCACCCACCTCGGCTGCCTGGTGTCCTTCAACGACGCGGAAGCCACCTGGGAGTGTCCGTGCCATGGATCCCGGTTCGACACCGACGGCACCGTGCTCCAAGGGCCGGCGACACGCCCCTTGGAAAGGCTGGAGATCCCCGGCGAGGTGGAGTGA
- a CDS encoding DUF6766 family protein — protein MRRFLRDNSLTLAFAAAFLLTLAGQALVGHAEFNNGLLVDSLAPVSLTAYLMSSDFAVDVTENWQSEYLQFFLYIFGTVWLLQRGSPESKEMDRAGPEDDETQRVGAHARDDSPRWAAAGGIRQKLFSRSLGLVMAALFLLSWLAQSVAGTAAHNEQRLRDLQPPVDWSGYVLSADFWSRTLQNWQSELLAVASMVILSVYLRQRGSPESKPVGAPHHATGVEG, from the coding sequence GTGCGTAGATTCCTGCGGGACAACTCGCTCACTCTGGCTTTCGCCGCGGCCTTCCTGCTGACCCTCGCCGGACAGGCCCTCGTGGGCCACGCCGAGTTCAATAACGGGCTGCTCGTCGACTCCCTGGCGCCGGTGTCCCTGACCGCTTACCTGATGTCGTCGGACTTCGCCGTCGATGTGACCGAGAACTGGCAGTCGGAATACCTGCAGTTCTTCCTCTACATCTTCGGCACCGTCTGGCTGCTCCAGCGCGGCTCCCCCGAGTCGAAGGAGATGGACAGGGCGGGACCCGAGGACGACGAGACGCAGCGGGTCGGAGCCCACGCCCGTGACGACTCCCCCCGCTGGGCGGCGGCAGGGGGGATCCGCCAGAAACTGTTCTCGCGCTCGTTGGGCCTGGTCATGGCGGCGCTGTTCCTCCTGTCGTGGCTGGCCCAGTCCGTCGCGGGCACGGCGGCCCACAACGAACAGCGGCTCCGCGACCTTCAGCCGCCCGTCGACTGGAGCGGGTACGTTCTGTCGGCCGACTTCTGGAGCCGGACGTTACAGAACTGGCAGTCCGAACTTCTCGCGGTGGCCTCCATGGTCATCCTGTCGGTCTACCTGCGCCAGCGTGGTTCCCCGGAGTCCAAGCCGGTCGGCGCGCCGCACCACGCCACCGGCGTCGAGGGCTGA
- a CDS encoding DUF6480 family protein, which translates to MSTGNPDPDPRDTPGLEPGGGIAPGDTPPGESSTSEAGPRHAPPKGWAKGPLIAIITVTVMVAAFFLVYALLL; encoded by the coding sequence ATGAGCACAGGAAACCCGGACCCGGATCCGCGCGATACGCCAGGCCTGGAGCCCGGCGGCGGAATCGCCCCCGGCGACACTCCCCCTGGTGAGAGCAGCACCTCCGAAGCAGGACCGCGTCACGCACCGCCCAAGGGGTGGGCCAAGGGCCCGCTGATCGCCATCATCACGGTCACCGTGATGGTGGCCGCCTTCTTCCTTGTCTACGCCCTGCTCCTGTGA
- a CDS encoding D-glycero-alpha-D-manno-heptose-1,7-bisphosphate 7-phosphatase — MSSLRPAPRPVSAVLFDRDGTLVEDVPYNGDPEKVRLLPGAREAVALLRARGVATGVVSNQSGIGRGLISEDDVVRVNRRADELLGALGTWVYCPHVPEDRCGCRKPRPGLVVEAARRLGVRPTACVVIGDIRADVLAARAAGARGVLVPNAATLPSEVERERWTAPDVLGAVRLVLEREGDVW, encoded by the coding sequence ATGAGCAGCCTGCGACCGGCCCCCCGCCCGGTCTCCGCCGTCCTCTTCGACCGGGACGGAACCCTGGTGGAGGACGTCCCGTACAACGGCGACCCGGAGAAGGTGCGGTTGTTGCCCGGCGCCCGCGAGGCGGTCGCACTGCTGCGCGCCAGAGGGGTCGCCACCGGGGTGGTCAGCAACCAGTCGGGCATCGGCAGAGGGCTGATCTCCGAGGACGACGTCGTCCGGGTCAACCGCCGGGCCGACGAACTCCTGGGCGCGCTCGGTACCTGGGTGTACTGCCCGCACGTCCCGGAGGACCGGTGCGGCTGTCGCAAACCGAGACCGGGACTCGTCGTCGAGGCCGCCCGCCGACTGGGTGTGCGGCCGACCGCGTGCGTGGTGATCGGCGACATCCGCGCCGACGTCCTCGCGGCCCGGGCGGCCGGAGCACGGGGTGTCCTCGTCCCCAACGCGGCGACGCTGCCTTCGGAGGTGGAGCGGGAACGCTGGACAGCCCCCGATGTGCTGGGCGCCGTCCGGCTGGTACTGGAGCGCGAGGGGGACGTGTGGTGA
- a CDS encoding glycosyltransferase family 9 protein, which produces MKAMVVRLDSFGDVLLAGPAVRAVAAHASHVTLLCGPRGEAAARLLPGVDDVLVWDAPWEGVEPPPVDPADIDGMVRRLRAEAYDSALVLTSFHQSPLPTALLLRMAGVPRIGADSTDHPGRLLDVRHHRLPDRHEAEAALDTAVAMGFAPPPGDDGRLRVLPAPDTVPLTGNGPYVVLHPGASAPARAWSPERCAAAVRSLADAGHRVVVTGGPDETALTRHVSGEAALDLGGRTDPRTLAGVLRNADALVSGNTGPAHLAAAVSTPVVSLFAPVVPAERWAPFGVPTVLLGDQSAKCADSRARHCPVPGHPCLDDVTPEDVVRAVRELIEEHA; this is translated from the coding sequence GTGAAAGCGATGGTCGTGCGGCTGGACAGCTTCGGCGACGTCCTGCTGGCGGGCCCGGCCGTCCGCGCGGTCGCCGCCCACGCCTCCCACGTGACACTGCTCTGCGGCCCCCGCGGCGAGGCCGCCGCCCGGCTGCTTCCGGGGGTCGACGACGTACTGGTCTGGGACGCGCCCTGGGAGGGAGTGGAACCTCCGCCGGTGGACCCCGCCGACATCGACGGGATGGTCCGGCGGCTACGCGCCGAGGCGTACGACAGCGCGCTCGTCCTCACCTCGTTCCACCAGAGTCCGCTGCCCACCGCCCTGCTGCTCAGGATGGCCGGGGTCCCACGCATCGGCGCCGACAGCACCGACCACCCCGGCCGTCTGCTCGACGTCCGGCACCACAGACTTCCCGACCGCCACGAGGCCGAGGCGGCGCTGGACACTGCCGTGGCCATGGGCTTCGCCCCGCCGCCCGGCGACGACGGGCGGCTCCGCGTGCTGCCCGCCCCCGACACCGTGCCGCTGACCGGCAACGGCCCCTACGTCGTGCTCCATCCCGGCGCCAGCGCACCGGCCCGCGCCTGGAGCCCCGAGCGCTGCGCCGCCGCCGTGCGGAGCCTCGCGGACGCGGGCCACCGCGTGGTCGTCACCGGCGGCCCGGACGAGACGGCCCTCACCCGGCACGTCAGCGGTGAGGCGGCCCTCGACCTCGGCGGCCGCACCGACCCCCGGACGCTGGCAGGCGTCCTGCGCAACGCCGACGCGCTGGTCAGCGGCAACACCGGACCGGCCCACCTGGCCGCCGCCGTCTCCACCCCCGTCGTCTCCCTCTTCGCCCCCGTGGTCCCGGCCGAACGGTGGGCCCCCTTCGGGGTGCCGACCGTCCTGCTGGGCGACCAGTCCGCGAAGTGCGCCGACAGCCGCGCCCGCCACTGCCCCGTCCCCGGCCATCCCTGTCTCGACGACGTCACCCCCGAGGACGTCGTACGAGCCGTCCGGGAACTCATCGAGGAGCACGCATGA
- a CDS encoding glycosyltransferase family 2 protein yields MVVPTIGRPCLEDCLRALAACEGPPPTEVVVVDDRPAPGSALPLGSAGDLRARSVATGGRGPAAARNAGWRTVNAPWVVFLDDDVQVSPDWRDRLAEDLAAAGDGTGGVQGRLSVPLPAHRRPTDWERGTAGLEGAAWATADMAYRQTALKEADGFDERFPRAFREDADLALRVMEAGWSLRRGERVTFHPVRPSDRWASVRAQRGNADDALMNRLHGTGWWDRAQAPRGRLPGHTAITALAGAAVLSAAARRHRPALLATGLWAAATAEFARARIAPGPRTRQEVVTMVVTSVLIPPLACWHRLSGRFRHRAAQPVGGAR; encoded by the coding sequence GTGGTCGTTCCCACCATCGGCCGGCCCTGCCTGGAGGACTGTCTACGGGCCCTGGCCGCGTGCGAGGGGCCGCCGCCGACGGAGGTCGTCGTGGTCGACGACCGGCCCGCGCCCGGCAGCGCCCTGCCGCTGGGGTCCGCCGGAGACCTCCGGGCGCGCTCCGTCGCCACCGGCGGTCGAGGCCCGGCCGCCGCACGGAACGCCGGCTGGCGAACGGTGAACGCCCCCTGGGTGGTCTTCCTCGATGACGACGTCCAGGTGTCGCCCGACTGGCGCGACCGGCTCGCCGAGGACCTCGCGGCGGCCGGTGACGGCACCGGGGGAGTGCAGGGCCGGCTGTCGGTGCCGTTGCCCGCGCACCGCAGGCCCACGGACTGGGAGCGGGGCACCGCCGGTCTGGAAGGGGCCGCCTGGGCCACCGCCGACATGGCCTACCGGCAGACCGCGCTCAAAGAGGCCGACGGCTTCGACGAGAGGTTCCCGCGCGCCTTCCGCGAGGACGCCGACCTCGCCCTGCGCGTCATGGAGGCGGGCTGGTCGCTGCGACGGGGCGAACGCGTCACTTTCCACCCGGTCCGTCCGAGCGACCGTTGGGCCTCGGTGCGCGCCCAACGCGGAAACGCCGACGACGCCCTCATGAACCGCCTCCACGGAACCGGCTGGTGGGACCGGGCCCAGGCGCCACGAGGCCGCCTGCCCGGCCACACCGCCATCACCGCGCTGGCGGGAGCCGCCGTCCTCAGCGCTGCCGCGCGCCGCCACCGGCCCGCCCTGCTCGCCACCGGACTCTGGGCCGCGGCCACCGCGGAGTTCGCCCGGGCACGCATCGCCCCCGGCCCCCGTACCCGGCAGGAGGTGGTCACGATGGTCGTCACGAGCGTGCTCATCCCTCCCCTGGCGTGCTGGCACCGCCTCAGCGGCCGGTTCAGGCACCGCGCCGCCCAGCCCGTGGGAGGCGCCCGATGA
- a CDS encoding glycosyltransferase: MNILIWHVHGSWATSFVQGPHTYLVPVTPDRGPDGLGRAATWQWPPNVVEVTPQELGEQDIDLMVLQRPHEISLAHAWTGRRPGIDVPAVYVEHNSPDGAPVGTRHPLADRNDIPLVHVTHFNRLMWDSGRAPTAVIEHGVIDPGPLWTGAETRAAVVVNDPVRRGRTTGTDLLPHFAAIAPLDVFGMRTEGLAVHLGLPPDRVRARDLPQGELHPAMARCRLYLHPVRWTSLGLSLLEAMFLGMPVVALDTTEVREAVPDDAGVVSNRPEVLDEAVRAFLADAAQAAYAGERARAAVQARYGVQRFLDDWEHLMKEVTR; this comes from the coding sequence ATGAACATCCTCATCTGGCACGTCCACGGCTCCTGGGCCACCTCGTTCGTCCAGGGACCGCACACCTACCTCGTGCCCGTCACCCCGGACCGTGGGCCCGACGGCCTCGGCCGGGCGGCCACGTGGCAGTGGCCACCCAACGTGGTCGAGGTGACCCCGCAGGAGCTGGGCGAGCAGGACATCGACCTGATGGTGCTCCAGCGACCGCACGAGATCTCCCTGGCCCACGCGTGGACCGGGCGACGGCCGGGCATCGACGTTCCGGCGGTCTACGTCGAGCACAACAGCCCGGACGGCGCGCCCGTCGGCACCCGACATCCGCTCGCCGACCGGAATGACATCCCCCTCGTCCACGTCACCCACTTCAACCGGCTGATGTGGGACAGCGGCCGGGCCCCCACCGCGGTGATCGAGCACGGCGTCATCGACCCGGGGCCGCTGTGGACCGGCGCGGAGACGAGGGCCGCGGTGGTGGTCAACGACCCGGTGCGCCGAGGCCGTACGACCGGGACCGATCTGCTGCCGCACTTCGCCGCCATCGCTCCGTTGGACGTCTTCGGGATGCGCACCGAAGGGCTCGCCGTCCACCTCGGGCTGCCACCCGACCGCGTCCGCGCGCGCGACCTGCCGCAGGGTGAACTGCACCCCGCCATGGCCCGCTGCCGTCTCTACCTCCACCCGGTGCGGTGGACGTCGCTCGGCCTGTCGCTGCTGGAGGCGATGTTCCTCGGAATGCCCGTGGTCGCCCTGGACACCACCGAGGTGCGCGAGGCCGTGCCCGACGACGCCGGGGTCGTGTCCAACCGCCCGGAGGTCCTCGACGAAGCGGTACGCGCCTTCCTCGCTGACGCGGCCCAGGCTGCCTACGCGGGGGAACGGGCCCGGGCGGCCGTACAGGCCCGGTACGGGGTGCAGCGCTTCCTGGACGACTGGGAACACCTGATGAAAGAGGTCACGCGATGA